The following nucleotide sequence is from Acetobacteroides hydrogenigenes.
ACGATCGCGAATCTCGCCACCTGTTCCGGTAGCAGCACCGTTGAATGGTTCAACAGTGGTTGGGAAGTTGTGGGTCTCGGCCTTAAGCGAGATCACCGTTTCAATATCTTTTACCTGAAAGTAGTCGGGTTTATCGTGCGTTGCCGGAGCGAACTGCTCGGCTTTTGGACCTTCAATAAAGGCTACGTTATCCTTATAGGCCGAAACTAGTCGACCAGGATGCTCCTGCGAAGTACGCTTGATCCATTGGAACAACGATTTTTCCTGCTCCTCTCCATCGATCACAAATGTACCGTTGAAGATTTTATGGCGGCAGTGCTCCGAGTTTACCTGCGAGAAGCCGAACACCTCCGAGTCGGTAAGCTTGCGACCGATTTGGCGGCTTACGTCGTTAAGGTATTCTACCTCCTCTTGGCTAAGCGCAAGACCTTCGATCTTGTTGTACTCATCGATATTCTCGATGTACAAGATTGGCTCAGGCTGCTTGTTAATGGTAAAAATTTCCTGTCCGGGATTGGTGTAAAGGCGCTGCAGCATGTGGTCGTACTGAGCATCGGCGCTGGCAACTTCAAAAAGTTCTTCGATACGAAAAATGCCGCCAATTCCCATGTTTTGAGTAATTTCGACGGCATTCGTACTCCAAGGAGTGATCATCTCGCGGCGCGGCCCAACGTAGAAACCGCTCAGCGCGCTCTCTTTTATTGCCGTGGCATCACCAAATAGCCAACAAAGCTTTGCGATATCCTCATCCGAAAGAGGATGCTTTACATCTACTGCGTAGAAAACGGGAGAAGTACCCTTAAAGAAAAGTATCATTGATCCGTAGATTGGAATTATGCCCACAAAGTTAACAATTTGTGGCAAGGGCTCAATGCTAATTTATCTTTCTAGTGTCGCAATTGGCTTTGTTAGCTCTTTTTGGGCATTATCATTCGACGCTCAACCAATACAAAGCTATGCATTCGTCATTCCGATGGCGTAACTTGTGCAGGTTCAACCAAAAATCACAAAACCATGAACCTCTTCGAACGTGTTAAGCAAATCATCATCTCCCCAAAAACGGAATGGCAAACCATCGATAGCGAAGACACCCCTGCACAGGAACTGCTCTTTAAGTACCTCCTCGTACTGGCGCTAATACCGGCAGCTGCCACCTTTATCGGCTACGGCATTATGGGAACTTCGTACGGAAAGATAATCCAAATTGAAGGATCAATAAGCTTTGGTATTCGCCAAGGCATAATATCATATGCATCTACCATATTTGCGGTGTACCTTGCCTCTTGGGTGATAGGATTCCTTGCCCCATCATTTGGATCTGAGAAAAACTTTGGACGCGCCTTTACGCTGGTGGTATACTCCTACACCCCATCGCTAGTTGCCGGTGTGGTGCTCATCTTTCCGGCATTGGCATTTATACAAATGGTTGCGGGTATTTACGGGCTTTACATCCTCTATCTTGGCCTTAAGCCTATGATGAAAACCCCAGAAGACAAGCAGCCCATCTACTTCCTTATTAGCTTGCTGGTGATAATCATGGTTTCCATTGCAATATCGGCGATTTTCGCAGCAATTTTTGTAACTAAGTATGTAATGTAAATGAATACCAATACAGTTTATGTCCTACGGGCAACTGCTTATATTTAAAACACTAAAAAGAGCAACGCAGATAAAAAAAGTGTCATCACGATGTCAAATTCCGCGTAGCGGATAAAGATTTGTAGAAAACATCGCGATTATAAATATTGTTCCGCGTAGCGGATATCCAATGTGTTGATTTTACATCTACATATATAGACCAATAGAATTGTTGTTTTTCCCTATTTTTATAAAAAGAAACCAACATTCTAACAATGAAGCCTCAATCTTTCACTCAAGTCTACATCCATCTCGTCTTTGCAGTAAAGCATCGCGATAGAATATTAACACCCTCCATTCGACCACGATTATTCGAGTACATTGGTGCTATTATAAATGGGATGAATCACAAATCAATTAAAATCAATGGTTATATAGATCATATCCATTTGTTGATTGGATTTAACCCAACAAAATCGATATCGGAAACTGTTTATGAAATCAAACGAAGTTCCTCCTTATTCATAAACAAGAATAATCTCTGCCTTGGGCATTTCGAGTGGCAAGAAGGATACGGAGCCTTTTCGTACAGCAGGTCGCAAATTGATGCAGTAATTCGATATATCGAAGGGCAAGAGAATCATCATAAAAAGAGGACATTCAGGCAAGAATATCTAGATATCCTCAATAAAAACAGCATCGAATTTAATGAATTGTACATGTTCAAGTTCTTTGAATAATATAGTTTATGCCCTACGGGCAAATTGAAAGAACGAACTGTGAAAGGCTACAAGTCGTTATGCCCTACGGGCAATTACCTTTTCGTAAATAGAAGAATAACCATAGGCAATAGGTGAAATGACGCACAACAAATTCCGCGTAGCGGATAAGGATTTGTAGAAACCATTGTGCGATCTCGAATGTTTTTCCACGTAGCGGATATACCATACAGCATCGATTTTAACGAGATGCACATATTCAGGCTCCTTGAATAATATAGTTTATGCCCTACGGGCAAATTGAAAGAACGAACTGTGAAAGGCTACAAGTCGTTATGTCCTACGGGCAATTACCTTTTCGTAAAGAGAAGAATAACCATAGGCAATAGGTGAAATGACGCACAACAAATTCCGAGTAGCAGATAAAGATTTGTAGAAAATTGCGTATTTTCAGATGATTTTCCGCGTAGCGGATATACAATACAATGTTCTTACAATGAAATACGACGTTATAATTGTAGGTGCCGGCCCAGCCGGCATTTTTACTGCCTACCAGCTGGTAAAGGAGAATGCCAACCTGCAAATCCTTATCCTCGAAAAGGGGCGCAGCATGGCCAAGCGCAGCTGCCCCAAGCATACCAACGGTGGAATTTGCGTTCACTGCAAACCCTGTAGCATCACTACGGGCTGGGCTGGTGCTGGCGCATACTCCGATGGCAAGCT
It contains:
- a CDS encoding Yip1 family protein, translating into MNLFERVKQIIISPKTEWQTIDSEDTPAQELLFKYLLVLALIPAAATFIGYGIMGTSYGKIIQIEGSISFGIRQGIISYASTIFAVYLASWVIGFLAPSFGSEKNFGRAFTLVVYSYTPSLVAGVVLIFPALAFIQMVAGIYGLYILYLGLKPMMKTPEDKQPIYFLISLLVIIMVSIAISAIFAAIFVTKYVM
- the tnpA gene encoding IS200/IS605 family transposase produces the protein MKPQSFTQVYIHLVFAVKHRDRILTPSIRPRLFEYIGAIINGMNHKSIKINGYIDHIHLLIGFNPTKSISETVYEIKRSSSLFINKNNLCLGHFEWQEGYGAFSYSRSQIDAVIRYIEGQENHHKKRTFRQEYLDILNKNSIEFNELYMFKFFE